The genome window CGGCCACGCCGGAAGGCACGCGGCTCACCGTGGATCAGGACGTGACGCCGGAGTTCGAGGACTATCTGCAGGACGCCTGGCCGAAAGCGCTGGAAGTCCTGAAGCGCATTTGCGAGCAACCGGACACCTGAGTCCGCCCGCGAATCGATATCGCCCGCCGCTCGCGCGGCGAGGTGATAATCGGCATCCTCTCGCCGCACCCGGTGACCTCGTGCCCACCTGTCACATCGACCACATCACGATCGTCTCGCCGACCCTCGCGGCAGGAGCGGAGCTAGTGCAGACGCTGCTGGGGGTTGTCCCGCAGCAAGGCGGTGAACACCCTCGCATGGGGACGCACAACCTTCTGCTGCCGCTGGGCGAGACGATCTTTCTGGAGGTCATTGCCATCAATCCGGATGCTCCCCCGCCGGAGCGGCCTCGCTGGTTCGAGCTGGATCGAGTGACCTCCGCCAGCAAGCCTTTCCTGAGCTGCTGGGTGGCACGGACGGAAGACATCGGCTCTTCGCTGGGGGCGTCCACGGAAGACCTCGGACCTGCGGAGCCCATGACCCGGGGAGATCTCGAATGGCTCATCT of Betaproteobacteria bacterium contains these proteins:
- a CDS encoding VOC family protein, yielding MPTCHIDHITIVSPTLAAGAELVQTLLGVVPQQGGEHPRMGTHNLLLPLGETIFLEVIAINPDAPPPERPRWFELDRVTSASKPFLSCWVARTEDIGSSLGASTEDLGPAEPMTRGDLEWLISIPGDGSLPLGGAAPALIQWKTGVHPASRMQDKGCRLVELKLLHPEPKRLQSLLTSLRFGGSGPVLSIAEASAPALVACIRTPAGLRALGAPGLVPETGNCDEPGSSSPLPQGAGN